The Bdellovibrio bacteriovorus genome includes a region encoding these proteins:
- a CDS encoding flagellar basal body L-ring protein FlgH, with product MRLKSFFVTISSLVALTLFTGCATMNDLLASLDGPKENPPLEKINTAPRYSDTQNLGVPTDRQYKRMTRNRMEEESDLGANAGSTWVMEGQGAYLFAQNKMRREGDLLNVKLDGPALKQVETKVSVIKKLLKQLEEQQQQSLNNSLAANGTDASRTPASTEAKKPEAAKPAEKEDDKDALADVQNIPTRIVEKLADGNYRIKGQQPFMIGKREYKVIVTGLIRPEDFNDQGIVSDKLLDPQYDVVSIRRNARNE from the coding sequence ATGAGACTTAAATCTTTCTTCGTAACTATTTCTTCGTTGGTGGCTCTTACGTTGTTCACAGGTTGTGCGACGATGAATGATCTTTTGGCTTCATTGGATGGTCCCAAAGAAAACCCGCCATTAGAAAAAATCAATACGGCTCCTCGCTATTCTGACACTCAGAATTTGGGAGTACCGACAGATCGTCAATACAAACGCATGACTCGCAATCGCATGGAAGAAGAATCGGACTTAGGCGCCAATGCCGGTTCGACTTGGGTGATGGAAGGTCAAGGCGCTTATTTGTTCGCGCAAAACAAAATGCGTCGCGAAGGCGATCTTTTAAATGTGAAATTGGACGGACCTGCTTTGAAACAAGTAGAAACAAAAGTTTCTGTGATCAAAAAACTTTTGAAGCAGCTTGAAGAGCAACAACAACAAAGTTTGAATAACTCTTTAGCAGCAAATGGCACGGATGCATCTCGTACTCCGGCGTCGACAGAGGCAAAAAAGCCGGAAGCGGCTAAGCCCGCAGAAAAAGAAGACGACAAGGACGCTTTGGCGGATGTGCAAAACATACCCACTCGTATTGTCGAAAAATTGGCTGATGGAAATTACCGCATCAAAGGGCAACAGCCTTTTATGATCGGAAAACGTGAATACAAAGTCATCGTGACGGGTTTGATCCGTCCAGAAGACTTCAACGATCAAGGTATCGTCTCTGATAAACTTCTTGATCCGCAATATGATGTCGTCAGCATCAGAAGGAACGCACGCAATGAATAA
- a CDS encoding flagellar basal body P-ring protein FlgI, which translates to MNKLFSVIVLTAFFVMVAFEAANAARLKDIASIRGVRENQLLGYGIVVGLKGTGDGKNEFMSKSMVRMLDKLGMKLDSPEFASKNVAAVIITGTMPAFGKAGNPIDVTVSAIGDASSLQGGTLLQAPLRAANEQVYAVAQGSIIIGGDGKDQHLTSGRIPNGATIERDMTADFASRKMYRLTLINPDFTTAARSVLTINKELGGHYASAKDSGTIDIITPFAYENRGVELLATIESIEINPDMKARVVVNEKTGTIVIGDKVKISKVAISHGSLSVKVGEGKNAKDEKVAVLESGVSVGELVQALNKLGVSPKDLITILQSIKSAGALHGELEVL; encoded by the coding sequence ATGAATAAACTATTTAGCGTTATCGTACTAACGGCTTTTTTTGTGATGGTGGCTTTTGAAGCGGCGAACGCGGCTCGCTTGAAAGACATCGCCAGCATCCGTGGTGTGCGTGAAAATCAACTTTTGGGTTACGGTATCGTCGTCGGTCTTAAGGGCACCGGTGACGGTAAAAATGAATTCATGAGTAAGAGCATGGTGCGCATGCTTGATAAATTGGGAATGAAACTAGATTCGCCTGAATTCGCAAGTAAGAACGTGGCGGCCGTGATTATCACCGGCACGATGCCTGCGTTCGGTAAAGCAGGGAATCCGATTGATGTCACGGTGAGTGCTATCGGTGATGCTTCTTCACTTCAAGGTGGTACTTTGTTGCAAGCACCTTTGCGTGCGGCGAATGAACAAGTTTACGCTGTCGCTCAAGGAAGCATCATTATCGGTGGTGACGGAAAAGATCAGCATCTCACTTCAGGAAGAATTCCGAATGGTGCAACGATTGAACGAGACATGACAGCGGATTTTGCTTCTCGCAAAATGTATCGTCTGACTTTGATCAATCCGGATTTCACGACGGCGGCTCGCTCGGTATTGACGATCAATAAAGAATTGGGTGGTCACTACGCTTCCGCAAAAGATTCAGGAACGATTGATATTATCACTCCATTTGCCTATGAAAATCGCGGTGTGGAATTGTTGGCAACGATTGAATCTATCGAGATCAATCCCGACATGAAAGCGCGTGTTGTTGTGAATGAAAAAACCGGCACGATTGTGATCGGTGATAAAGTGAAGATTTCAAAAGTCGCTATTTCTCACGGTTCACTCTCTGTAAAAGTTGGAGAGGGAAAAAATGCGAAAGATGAGAAAGTGGCTGTTTTAGAAAGTGGTGTCAGTGTTGGGGAACTCGTGCAAGCACTAAACAAATTAGGTGTCTCGCCGAAGGACCTGATAACTATACTTCAGTCCATCAAGTCAGCTGGAGCTTTGCACGGGGAACTCGAAGTATTATGA
- a CDS encoding rod-binding protein, which produces MSDAAGGAGNFKAFGSKFLSRPVSKSPEQKLREVSDMYEKHFLREMTKAMRSTIQEGGFIQTSHAEKIFREQLDDHYVEKWGERGGVGLSDMIYTQLVEKFGVMMGIKTQVSKPQGPLPLDTKSFAARPFQHPGKKQSVSYRIDNTQGPQGADKAPEAVKAPWDGVLLGKKTLADDQTMIEIEHDNGLKSQMVFKGGVSKVSTGEKLQAGDTLGFLSPEAKSLYWTVEKGAEPGPETVSE; this is translated from the coding sequence ATGAGTGATGCTGCTGGTGGGGCTGGAAATTTTAAGGCTTTTGGGTCTAAGTTTCTTTCTCGGCCTGTGTCTAAATCTCCGGAGCAGAAGCTTCGTGAAGTTTCGGATATGTATGAGAAGCATTTTCTTCGGGAGATGACTAAGGCTATGCGTTCCACTATTCAGGAAGGTGGATTTATTCAGACTAGTCATGCGGAAAAAATTTTTCGTGAGCAGTTGGATGATCACTATGTTGAGAAGTGGGGAGAGCGTGGTGGTGTTGGGCTCTCTGATATGATTTACACTCAGCTGGTTGAAAAATTTGGTGTGATGATGGGAATTAAGACTCAGGTGTCTAAGCCTCAGGGTCCTCTCCCTCTTGACACGAAATCTTTCGCGGCTCGTCCGTTTCAGCATCCTGGTAAAAAACAATCCGTGTCTTATCGAATTGATAATACGCAAGGTCCGCAAGGTGCAGATAAAGCGCCTGAAGCTGTCAAAGCCCCATGGGACGGGGTTTTGCTGGGGAAGAAGACTTTGGCGGATGATCAGACAATGATTGAAATTGAGCACGACAATGGTCTTAAAAGTCAGATGGTTTTTAAGGGTGGAGTGTCTAAAGTTTCGACAGGGGAAAAACTGCAAGCTGGCGACACCCTTGGGTTTTTAAGTCCTGAGGCGAAGTCACTCTATTGGACAGTCGAGAAGGGTGCAGAACCTGGACCAGAAACTGTCTCAGAATGA
- the flgM gene encoding flagellar biosynthesis anti-sigma factor FlgM translates to MKITHNKVGQNLNLTDSSRSNKADAIKNNSAGAPTAKADALTASTLGESSRVELSPRAQEAKRIKELAMSAPDVDEAKVAKFRKLIDDGKYNVDAKAIADKMVDEHLDF, encoded by the coding sequence ATGAAGATCACGCACAACAAAGTTGGACAGAATTTGAATCTGACAGATTCTTCTCGCTCTAACAAAGCGGATGCAATTAAAAATAATTCCGCTGGTGCGCCGACAGCAAAAGCAGATGCTCTGACTGCGTCGACTCTCGGTGAATCTTCTCGTGTTGAACTTTCTCCACGTGCGCAAGAAGCAAAAAGAATCAAAGAACTTGCGATGTCGGCTCCTGATGTTGACGAAGCCAAAGTTGCTAAGTTCAGAAAATTGATCGACGACGGAAAATACAACGTCGATGCAAAAGCTATCGCCGACAAAATGGTCGACGAACACTTAGATTTCTAA
- a CDS encoding flagellar protein FlgN yields MMDATVERAFQKLEANLEELTKIYRSLLDIVRKEKDLLLQADRDALDESNKLKEELLFKLRAQDALRSRYAMDLATMVGADVENPRLLELAQKLAGTPAADRLRTQHSALDMLIKRITDINKDNEEYAKSALHSLNGALGEIKDTLSGKKTYGGKGQYKQGPQVSGNFVSKEA; encoded by the coding sequence ATGATGGACGCAACAGTAGAAAGAGCGTTTCAAAAGTTAGAAGCCAATCTCGAAGAACTCACAAAGATCTATCGTTCTCTTCTCGATATCGTACGCAAAGAAAAAGACCTTCTTCTTCAAGCGGATCGCGATGCTTTGGATGAAAGCAATAAACTCAAAGAAGAATTGCTTTTCAAACTTCGCGCGCAAGATGCTTTGCGTTCTCGCTATGCGATGGATCTAGCAACTATGGTCGGAGCCGACGTTGAGAATCCTCGTTTGTTGGAGCTTGCCCAAAAATTGGCAGGCACTCCCGCAGCCGATCGTCTTCGCACTCAGCATTCCGCTTTGGATATGTTGATCAAAAGAATCACAGATATTAACAAAGATAATGAAGAATATGCTAAGTCCGCTTTGCACTCGTTGAATGGTGCTCTTGGCGAAATCAAAGATACTCTCTCTGGTAAAAAAACTTACGGAGGCAAAGGCCAATACAAACAAGGCCCTCAAGTATCTGGCAACTTCGTTAGTAAAGAAGCGTAA
- the flgK gene encoding flagellar hook-associated protein FlgK, with translation MSKISAMMDTGKRSLMNSQTALQTVGHNIANKSTEGFSRQRVELLSNQPIGEGNLQIGMGARAGVVTRVNNPWLEKQIQKEGMNMGFHDSRADALGRVEQIYNEQNNKGLNQYMTDFFNSFRELSNNPESLASRTLVRESAVAMSKDFGRVVGQLKAVQEDLDGQVKTTVNEINQLTKEIAQLNEKIQMIEVQKTPANDERDRRDLVLKKLGEKIDISWAEGRDGMVTVTAGRTGILVSGIGSSELKAEQTGSRDRVEVFFVGTGTPANITDQITGGRIGGALEVRDRVIEDLLNHVDNMAYTLAKEVNKAHIEGFDKSGRPGVLFFEMPEQSKGAASVIGLNKTIFNDVGRIAAGAQSGATGDNTVANVISSLQHRQVMDGGTSTLDDYYNTQVGQIGAISQRAVKSQESQRNVMNQLTNIRESISGVSLDEETTKMIEFQKTYDASARLIKTADEMFDTVLNLKRL, from the coding sequence ATGTCTAAAATCTCGGCTATGATGGATACGGGTAAGCGCTCTCTGATGAACTCTCAGACAGCATTGCAAACGGTCGGTCATAACATCGCCAATAAATCAACCGAGGGCTTTTCACGCCAGCGTGTTGAGCTATTGTCGAATCAGCCTATCGGTGAAGGAAATCTGCAAATCGGTATGGGTGCCCGTGCCGGTGTCGTGACTCGTGTTAACAATCCTTGGTTAGAAAAACAAATTCAAAAAGAAGGCATGAACATGGGTTTCCATGATTCTCGTGCCGATGCTCTGGGCCGTGTTGAGCAAATCTACAATGAGCAAAACAATAAAGGCCTGAATCAGTACATGACTGATTTCTTCAACTCGTTCCGTGAACTTTCTAATAACCCTGAAAGCTTGGCATCAAGAACTTTGGTGCGTGAGTCCGCTGTGGCGATGTCTAAAGATTTCGGTCGCGTGGTAGGGCAGTTGAAAGCCGTTCAGGAAGATTTGGATGGTCAGGTTAAGACAACCGTGAACGAGATCAATCAGTTGACGAAAGAAATCGCGCAACTGAATGAAAAAATCCAAATGATCGAAGTTCAAAAAACTCCGGCCAATGATGAGCGCGATCGTCGTGACCTAGTTCTAAAAAAACTAGGTGAAAAGATCGACATCTCTTGGGCGGAAGGCCGAGACGGCATGGTGACAGTTACTGCTGGTCGTACAGGTATCCTGGTTTCAGGTATCGGTTCTTCGGAATTGAAGGCTGAACAAACCGGCAGCCGTGACCGTGTCGAAGTTTTCTTCGTGGGTACGGGAACTCCCGCGAACATCACAGATCAAATCACGGGTGGCCGTATTGGTGGTGCCTTGGAAGTTCGTGACCGTGTGATTGAAGATCTTTTAAATCACGTCGACAACATGGCTTACACATTGGCGAAAGAAGTCAATAAAGCCCATATCGAGGGATTTGATAAAAGCGGTCGTCCCGGTGTTTTATTTTTCGAAATGCCGGAACAGTCAAAGGGAGCCGCATCAGTTATCGGATTAAATAAAACAATCTTTAACGATGTTGGCAGAATCGCGGCCGGAGCCCAGTCCGGTGCGACTGGTGATAATACCGTCGCGAACGTGATCTCTTCTTTGCAGCACCGTCAGGTGATGGATGGTGGGACATCGACGTTAGACGATTACTACAACACGCAAGTCGGTCAGATCGGTGCGATCTCCCAACGTGCGGTGAAGTCACAAGAGTCTCAGAGAAACGTGATGAACCAACTTACAAATATTCGTGAGAGTATTAGCGGTGTTTCTTTGGACGAAGAGACAACAAAAATGATCGAGTTCCAAAAAACTTACGATGCCTCTGCTCGTTTGATCAAAACAGCAGATGAAATGTTTGATACAGTATTGAATTTAAAACGGTTGTAG
- the flgL gene encoding flagellar hook-associated protein FlgL: MRIADKMSFNQVNQNLTKNRSDMADLQNQAATQKRINKPSDDPLASARVLASRTEERGNSQFIKNINNARSFLEFSDQSLGELSEILVRAKELAVSQSNDASGNEETRLVTASEIEQIYNQAIQIGNRKLGERYVFGGYKTQTTPFNQAGEYFGDDGDMKIQTHKDSFVAMNIPGSKVFLGKGLGGDGIVRARYEAPTTVEQLKQFQKEEQEREEINREVESNFVETRGPASERRSSRFDKQDPVTGGGGTNIFSTIKDLEISLRTNDKQGVQAALDTLDQAISQVVLTRSEVGSRIMAVNNTMDSLQKAVVDNKVAASQLEDADAFQVISDINKTDSTLKATLETSGKLIQPSLLDFLR, translated from the coding sequence ATGAGAATTGCAGATAAAATGTCATTCAATCAAGTAAACCAGAATCTGACGAAGAATCGTTCAGATATGGCAGACTTGCAGAATCAGGCTGCAACTCAAAAGCGTATCAATAAACCTTCGGACGACCCTTTAGCGTCCGCGCGTGTTTTGGCTTCTCGTACTGAAGAACGAGGAAACTCTCAATTCATTAAAAATATCAATAACGCTCGTTCCTTCCTGGAATTTTCCGACCAATCTTTGGGCGAACTTTCAGAAATCCTAGTGCGTGCAAAAGAACTGGCTGTCAGCCAATCGAATGATGCCAGCGGAAATGAAGAAACGCGTTTGGTCACAGCGTCTGAGATCGAGCAGATCTACAATCAGGCGATTCAAATCGGAAATCGTAAACTCGGTGAGCGTTACGTTTTCGGTGGCTATAAAACTCAAACCACTCCGTTTAATCAAGCCGGCGAATACTTCGGTGATGACGGGGATATGAAGATCCAAACTCACAAGGACTCTTTCGTTGCCATGAATATTCCGGGCAGCAAGGTCTTCTTGGGTAAAGGTTTGGGTGGTGATGGCATCGTACGAGCTCGTTACGAAGCGCCAACAACGGTTGAGCAATTAAAGCAGTTCCAAAAAGAAGAACAAGAGCGTGAAGAGATCAACCGTGAAGTGGAAAGCAACTTCGTTGAAACGCGCGGTCCGGCTTCAGAGCGCCGTTCAAGTCGTTTTGACAAGCAAGATCCGGTGACCGGTGGCGGGGGAACAAACATCTTTTCGACCATTAAGGACCTTGAGATTTCTTTGCGCACCAATGATAAGCAAGGCGTTCAAGCGGCCTTGGATACCCTGGATCAGGCGATTTCTCAGGTGGTTTTGACCCGTTCTGAGGTTGGGTCCAGAATCATGGCTGTGAACAACACCATGGACTCCCTGCAAAAAGCGGTGGTGGACAATAAGGTGGCAGCATCCCAATTGGAAGATGCTGATGCATTCCAGGTTATTTCAGATATCAATAAGACCGATAGCACCCTAAAAGCGACTCTCGAAACGTCGGGAAAGCTTATTCAACCAAGCCTTCTTGACTTTCTAAGATAA
- the csrA gene encoding carbon storage regulator CsrA → MLVLTRKLGESIAIDDHIKIRVVQIKGKQVRLGIEAPKDTKIHREEVYVAIQEQNQQSASVPADKTRSVAKLLKP, encoded by the coding sequence ATGCTGGTTCTCACACGGAAGTTGGGTGAAAGCATCGCTATCGATGACCACATCAAAATCAGAGTAGTTCAGATCAAAGGTAAACAGGTTCGTTTAGGCATTGAAGCGCCCAAAGACACCAAAATTCACCGTGAAGAAGTCTACGTAGCTATTCAGGAACAAAACCAGCAGTCTGCAAGTGTGCCCGCTGATAAGACACGTAGTGTCGCTAAATTGCTAAAACCGTAA
- the fliW gene encoding flagellar assembly protein FliW has protein sequence MIISTSRFGQVELKQEDVLTFPEGLLGFGDLRKFALLDDPNDEIFAWLQSCEAPQIAFPVLEPELFAPQYKATLTKSDMEALKLSAQEKARYFSIVTIPDDPTQMTANLKAPVVVNVEARTARQCVLQDNNLAIREPIFTKLQQRVVQNPAVAIKNQSSGIDVATKLNIVKEAGL, from the coding sequence ATGATCATTTCGACATCGCGCTTCGGCCAAGTTGAGCTGAAACAGGAAGATGTTCTGACGTTTCCAGAAGGCCTATTGGGTTTTGGGGATCTACGTAAGTTCGCTCTTCTTGATGATCCAAATGACGAAATCTTCGCCTGGTTGCAAAGCTGTGAAGCGCCTCAGATCGCTTTCCCAGTTTTAGAGCCGGAATTGTTTGCTCCTCAATACAAAGCCACATTGACGAAAAGTGATATGGAAGCTTTGAAGTTGTCAGCACAAGAAAAAGCTCGCTACTTCTCTATCGTAACTATTCCAGATGATCCTACGCAAATGACGGCGAACCTAAAAGCGCCTGTCGTTGTGAACGTAGAAGCACGCACAGCTCGTCAATGTGTCCTTCAAGACAACAACTTGGCGATCCGTGAGCCTATCTTCACAAAACTTCAACAGCGCGTGGTTCAAAACCCTGCGGTGGCTATTAAGAACCAATCTTCTGGTATCGACGTAGCAACGAAATTGAACATTGTGAAAGAAGCGGGATTATAG
- a CDS encoding DNA recombination protein RmuC, with protein sequence MNLFVILSFFAGALIAGLVVYFKMKAQATSEKAQLQADVQALQMKNDLLSQSLAEQKVLMTDARKQQEALAERMNTQFEVMAQKIFEEKSAKFTDQNHKNIASVLEPLKERIKDFEKKVEETYSTERSERGMLRGELSKLMELNKVMSAETQNLTKALKGEVKTQGNWGELILENILERSGLRKGEEYIIQGTDLDLRGEDGQILRPDVIVSLPDEKHLIVDSKMTLIAYEQYSSAETPEDLERAGKLHVESLKKHIDGLSEKKYHAADKLISPDFVILFMPLEPAFALAFKLKPELFQYAWERNVAIVSPTTLLATLRTVAALWKQDRQEKNALEIAKRGGLLYEKFAGLLKDLQNLGEKLSAAQKAHEDVIKKVSEGRGNLIDQVEDLKRLGAKTEKSLPQLENA encoded by the coding sequence ATGAATCTTTTTGTCATCCTTTCTTTTTTCGCCGGAGCGCTTATCGCGGGCCTCGTCGTCTATTTTAAAATGAAAGCCCAAGCGACATCGGAAAAAGCTCAGTTGCAGGCTGATGTGCAAGCTTTGCAGATGAAAAATGACCTTCTTTCACAAAGCCTGGCCGAGCAAAAAGTTCTGATGACAGACGCTCGCAAGCAACAAGAGGCTTTGGCCGAAAGAATGAACACGCAGTTCGAAGTGATGGCGCAAAAGATCTTTGAAGAAAAATCGGCGAAATTCACAGACCAAAATCACAAAAACATCGCCTCTGTTTTGGAACCTCTTAAAGAGCGTATCAAAGACTTCGAAAAGAAAGTTGAAGAGACTTACTCTACAGAGCGCTCCGAACGCGGCATGCTTCGCGGTGAGCTTTCGAAGTTGATGGAACTGAACAAAGTCATGTCAGCGGAAACTCAAAACCTCACCAAGGCCCTTAAAGGTGAAGTAAAAACACAAGGGAACTGGGGCGAGCTGATCTTAGAAAATATTTTGGAACGTTCTGGTCTTCGCAAAGGCGAAGAGTACATCATTCAGGGAACAGACCTGGATTTGCGTGGTGAGGACGGACAAATTCTTCGTCCTGACGTGATCGTCAGTTTACCAGACGAAAAACACTTGATCGTCGACTCGAAGATGACATTGATTGCTTACGAACAGTATTCTTCAGCAGAAACTCCTGAAGATCTTGAGCGTGCGGGAAAACTTCATGTTGAGTCTTTGAAAAAGCATATCGATGGTCTGTCTGAGAAAAAGTATCACGCCGCCGATAAATTGATTTCACCGGACTTCGTGATCTTGTTCATGCCTTTAGAGCCGGCTTTTGCTTTGGCATTTAAACTGAAGCCTGAACTGTTCCAATATGCCTGGGAAAGAAACGTGGCGATCGTCAGCCCAACGACTTTGCTAGCGACACTAAGAACTGTGGCAGCTTTGTGGAAACAAGATCGTCAGGAAAAAAATGCGCTTGAAATCGCGAAGCGCGGTGGCCTTCTTTACGAAAAGTTCGCAGGCCTTCTAAAAGACCTTCAAAACCTAGGCGAAAAACTTTCCGCGGCTCAAAAAGCGCATGAAGATGTGATTAAGAAAGTTTCGGAAGGTCGCGGAAACTTGATCGATCAAGTGGAAGATCTCAAACGCTTGGGTGCTAAAACGGAAAAATCATTACCGCAGTTAGAGAATGCTTAA
- the menA gene encoding 1,4-dihydroxy-2-naphthoate octaprenyltransferase gives MQNMTSSAIQIKSILLAFRPKTLTAALVPCLAGTALVRAIGLSWDGWVLFYALAASFLIQIGTNLVNDAVDFKKGADTEKRIGPQRITQAGILTAGQVMALGSVCFLLAVLCGIPLVMKGGWVIVAIGIASVLMGYSYTAGPFPLAYLGLGDLFVILFFGLLAVMGIVFLNTGEWMQEAFVLGLQIGFHATVLIAINNLRDHSGDALVNKKTLAVRFGVKFSRYEIATLCFLPFVLNLYWWFEGYKIPAMLSMFALPLAFKITKNVFGTEPSPAYNKFLGQAAGLHLVFGLLLAIGFAF, from the coding sequence ATGCAAAATATGACTTCTTCTGCTATTCAAATCAAAAGTATCCTTCTGGCATTCCGTCCAAAAACTCTTACGGCGGCTTTAGTGCCTTGCCTAGCGGGAACCGCCTTGGTTCGCGCCATCGGTCTTTCTTGGGATGGTTGGGTTTTATTTTACGCTTTAGCAGCTTCGTTTTTAATTCAAATCGGAACGAACTTGGTTAATGACGCCGTTGATTTTAAAAAAGGCGCTGACACAGAAAAACGCATTGGACCTCAGCGTATCACGCAAGCGGGAATTCTGACGGCAGGTCAGGTCATGGCCTTAGGTTCCGTCTGCTTTCTTCTGGCTGTTCTTTGCGGTATTCCCCTGGTGATGAAGGGGGGCTGGGTCATCGTGGCCATCGGGATTGCTTCTGTGTTGATGGGTTATTCCTACACGGCGGGTCCTTTTCCTTTAGCTTATCTAGGTTTGGGTGATCTTTTCGTTATTTTGTTTTTCGGTCTTCTGGCCGTGATGGGCATCGTCTTCTTAAATACCGGCGAATGGATGCAAGAAGCTTTTGTCCTGGGATTGCAGATTGGGTTTCATGCCACTGTTCTGATTGCGATTAACAATCTTCGCGATCACAGTGGAGACGCCTTGGTGAATAAGAAAACTTTGGCAGTTCGTTTCGGTGTGAAGTTTTCTCGTTACGAAATCGCGACATTGTGTTTTCTGCCATTTGTACTCAATCTTTACTGGTGGTTTGAAGGCTACAAGATTCCAGCGATGCTTTCGATGTTTGCGTTGCCCTTGGCTTTTAAGATTACAAAAAATGTTTTCGGAACAGAGCCCAGTCCGGCCTATAATAAATTTTTAGGTCAGGCTGCGGGACTTCACTTGGTCTTCGGCCTTTTATTGGCGATAGGATTTGCATTTTGA
- the menC gene encoding o-succinylbenzoate synthase MenC: protein MIQISYSPYSLQPLQALNAVAGAGAREGVLLKIEWADGLKGYADLHPWPELGDLTLEEQLSNLRRGKMSAQIEQCFWLARRDAQARKDGKSLFDAGEKLKNNFLLSDFSAVKPGFLDELKKEGFTTLKIKVGRNLQEEAELLTHIAAAGLKIRLDFNAVATWQIFERFMGSLPATVKPSIEYVEDPFPFDVAAWSEAKKLVKIAVDNQYDKVPWEKLQKAPFDVIVIKPAKIDVDKAISQCKQWNLKATVTSYMDHAVGIAHAAAVAMELKKLHGEMILEAGCLTHRQFKMDTFSAELNTQGPYLLKVKGHGIGFDKLLEGVPWHQLKKS from the coding sequence TTGATTCAAATTTCATACAGCCCTTACTCTTTACAACCCTTGCAGGCGCTCAACGCGGTGGCGGGGGCTGGCGCTCGTGAAGGAGTGCTGCTGAAAATAGAGTGGGCCGATGGATTGAAAGGTTATGCAGATCTGCATCCGTGGCCAGAACTTGGTGATTTAACTTTAGAAGAACAGCTTTCAAATCTTCGCCGTGGCAAGATGTCGGCGCAAATTGAGCAGTGTTTTTGGCTGGCACGTCGAGATGCTCAAGCGCGCAAAGATGGCAAAAGTCTATTTGATGCCGGCGAAAAGTTAAAAAATAATTTTCTGCTTTCAGACTTCTCCGCAGTAAAGCCGGGTTTTCTTGATGAACTTAAAAAAGAAGGTTTCACCACTTTGAAAATTAAAGTGGGCCGCAATCTTCAAGAAGAGGCTGAGCTCCTCACTCATATTGCCGCTGCCGGATTAAAAATTCGCCTGGATTTCAATGCCGTGGCGACGTGGCAGATCTTCGAACGTTTTATGGGAAGTTTACCCGCAACCGTGAAGCCCTCTATTGAATACGTGGAAGATCCATTTCCTTTCGATGTAGCTGCGTGGTCTGAGGCAAAAAAACTCGTCAAGATTGCGGTTGATAACCAATACGACAAAGTGCCTTGGGAGAAATTACAGAAGGCGCCTTTCGATGTGATAGTCATTAAGCCAGCGAAAATCGACGTCGATAAAGCCATCTCGCAATGCAAGCAGTGGAATCTTAAAGCCACGGTGACTAGTTATATGGATCACGCGGTAGGAATCGCGCATGCGGCGGCTGTTGCGATGGAATTAAAAAAGCTGCACGGTGAGATGATATTGGAAGCCGGCTGCCTGACTCATCGTCAGTTTAAAATGGACACTTTTTCGGCTGAGCTCAACACTCAGGGACCCTACTTATTGAAAGTGAAGGGTCACGGTATCGGCTTTGATAAGCTGCTTGAGGGGGTGCCATGGCATCAGCTCAAGAAAAGTTAG